The genomic interval GGCAAGGTAGCCGGTGTCAGGTAATTGTGCCGGATATCTTTGGTATATTGTACCTGGAAAATGAATTCTCCTTTATTATTATTAGCCGGATTGATCATGTCATTGTATTCCGGGAAAAGAGTGAACACACCGCTGTTGATCACTTCCAGAGAACGCTTGGCTGACTCCGCATAAGCAGTTGCCCCACCTTCAGCCGGATAGCCAGCATAGGTCAAATATACATCGGCCAGCATGGATTTGATCATGCCCATGGAAACTCTTCCTGACTCATCTCTCCAGGGCAAAGTAGATTTTTCAGCCTCCAGCAGATCCGGAATGATAATCTCATCATAGATCTCTTTCAGCGGAGAACGAGGAGTTTGAACCTGATCTAAAGAAGTAGCCAATTGTGTAACTTTAGGCACATCACCAAACATACGCACCAGGTAGAAATAATAGAGTGCCCGCATGGCTCTAACTTCTGCCAGCATATTGGTTTTCTCAACATCGGTAATTGTGTTAAACTCACCTAGTTTGGTTAGGGCTAAATTACATCTGGCTATGCCCTGATACATCCCTTCCCACCAGTTATCAATGTAAAAAGCACGGGCATCGTAGGTGAGTTCTGTGAATTTGAATGCTTCGGACTGGGCATTGCCGTCGGCTTTACCGGTCATATATTCCAGTAATCCTGGATTGGAACCTCCCCAGCCGCCTGCATTGGTACTTAACCTGTCTATATTAACATATGCTGAATTGGCAAAGGCACGGGCAATATCCGGGCTGGTTACCGGAGTGTCGGTGGTAAGGGAATTAGTAGGCTTTTCTTCCAGAAAGTCTTTGCAGGAAGTGGCCATTAATAAGAGACCACAAATAGTTATATATCGTAATTTGACCATAGTCGTAAGGTTTAGATAAAATTTAGAAGGTTAGGTTTAAACCTAAGTTAAATGTTCTTGGCTTGGGATACTGGAAGAATTCGATGTTCTGAATAAGTTGCCCTCCAAAAGTTTCTGCTTCAGGATCGTATCCGGAATAATCAGAAATCAGGAACAGATTTTGTGCACTGGCATATAGCCGTAGTCTTTGTAATTTGAGCCGGTCAATAACAGAAGCTGGCAAAGAATATCCCAATACAAAGTTCTGTCCCCGGATAAAAGAACCATCTTCCATCCACCAGTCATCCATATGGGTATCATACCCAGCATTGTAATGTCTGATCTGAGCAATATAGGTATTCTGGTTATCTGGTCTCCAGGCGTTCAGCACCGTAGCCATACTATTGGCAATCGACTGACGGTCTTCTACAGAGTGTTTGGTCGCATTCACAATATCAGCTCCTTGTACAAAACGGATATCAAATGTAAAATCGAAGTTTTTAAAAGTAAGGGTATTGGAAATGTTCATTGTCCATTTCGGATACATCCGGCCAATGGCTGTTTCATCCTTTCCATCTATAACTCCGTCATTATTCAAATCAGCCCATTTTAAATCACCGGGGAGCTTACCATATTTGGCTGCCTCGTCTGCTTCAGCCGTACCCCAGGTACCTAAACGCTTATACCCCCAGAATGTACCGATAGGCAAGCCTACGCGCAAAATGTTAGTCTGGCCTAAGAACCAGGGGCCTGGGAAAATATCATCATTGTTCACACCCAGTTTCAGAATCTTGTTCTGGAAAGTTGACCAGTTAATGCTCGTATTCCAGGTGAAATTATCGCTTTGTACATTGACCGTATTCAGGGCAAATTCCAAACCTCTATTTTCTACAGAACCAATATTCTGTGTAACAGAGCCTAAACCGGTAGACCATGGAATAGGTGCTCCCAGTAACAGATCGTTGGTACGTTTGTAATAAGCATCGGCAGTTAATTCTACCCGGTTATTAAATAAACCTACTTCCAAACCGATATCAAACTGGTTGGTTACTTCCCATTTCAGGTCCGGGTTACCAAAGCTGGTTCTGGAAATAGCTGTCTGGCGGTTACCCCCTAACAATACTTCCTGTGTTCCCAGAAACTGCAGAGACTGGAACAAGCTAATTTCCTGGTTACCAGTGGAACCTGCACTTGCCCTTAATTTCAGGTTGCTAATCGTGGTATTGCCTTTCAAAAATCCTTCTTCAGAAATACGCCAGGCTACCCCTGCTGATGGGAAAAAAGCATATTTATTATTGGCACCAAATCTGGATGATCCATCGGCCCGCCCGGTTAATGTAAATAAGTATTTGTCATTTAACGTATAATTAAAACGGGCAAAGTAAGAGTTCAAGGCCCATCTGTCATCATAAGAACCAATCCCAGAACGTACGGTTCCTACACCCAGGTTATGCCAACCGAAGAAGTCATCGATGAAGTTTTGAGTCTGGGCAGAATATTCTTCTGTGTTTTGCTCTTGCCAGGATAAACCTACCATGGCTGTAAAGCGGTTACTTTCGTTAATTTCCTTATTCCAGGTCAAATAATTTTCAGTTTGCCAATAGGATCTTTGACGAGACCATATATCAGCAATACCTTTCTGATCAGCCGACATTTGAGCCAGATCACGGCCTGAGTAGAAGTTTCTCTTTTCATTGATCAGGTTATAGCCAAAAGTAGAACGGAATTCCAGGCCTGGAGCGATTTTGAACAAGGCGTATATATCACCTAAGGTTTCTATCCGGTTGTTGGTCCGCTGACGTTCGGTAGCTAATCTTACCGGGTTTTCACCACCTTCCATACCTGGCCAGTCTCTGTTACGTCCCCAGGTGCCATTCGGAAATTTAATAGGTAGAATCGGCACTGCTTCAAACACCATCCGGGGTACGTTCAATCCACCATTGGCATCATCTACTTCTATTTGTTTGGTTCTGGTAATGGAGATACTACCACCCATCGTTAACCATTTTTTCACATCACTATCCATCGTAAATCTGGCAGAATACCGTTTTAAGCCAGAATTCAGCATAATACCATTCTGGTCAGTCATACCCAGAGATAAGCCATATGTTGATTTTTCTGCACCGCCCTGCAAGTTTAACTGATGATTTTGTGCCCAGGCTGGTTTATACACTTCTTTCTCCCAATCGGTATCATACAAAGGATTACCATTGGCATCAAATAAATTCGGAAAATCAAGCGGATTGTTGGGCACATATTTTCCATCAGCAAATCCCTGAGGATCGTATTTGGCAGCGTTGGCAAAAGCCGTATTATACACATCCATAAATTCTTTTGCATTCAGGCGGTCTACATGGCTGGCTGGTACCGCATACGAGCCCCATCCCTCATAAGAAATAGAACTCCGGTTACGGGTCCCTCTTTTGGTAGTGATCATAATTACTCCATTGGCACCTCTGGCGCCATAAATAGCTGTAGCTGAAGCATCTTTCAATACTTCCAGAGATTCAATGTCATTCGGATTGAGTGCATTCGCATTTACTCCTACTACGCCATCTACTACATATAGTGGATCAACGCTCGAGTTGATAGAGTTAATACCCCGGATACGTACTTTAGGAAATTTTCCAGGCGCTGCTGTATTCATAGCAACATCCACCCCGGCAATGCGGCCTTGTAATGCCTGGCCTACACTGGTAACATTCCGTTCCAATAATTTATCAGCTTTAATAGAAGCCACTGATCCGGTAAGATCCGATTTTTTAACCGTACCATATCCAACAACAACCACTTCACTCAAGGACTGTACATCCGGAACAAGTGCCACATCAAGCGTAGAGCGGTTATTAATAGCTACCTCCTCAGTGGTATATCCGATATAAGAGAATACCAGTGTAGCATTTCCATCAGGTGCAGTTAAAGAATAGCTACCGTCACCACCGGTAGTAGTTCCTACATTACTTCCTTTTACAAGTACGTTTACCCCAGGCATACCATCTCCATTTTCATCACTTACTTTACCTGATACTGCAAAAGCCTTAATGGCATATAGCGAAGTCATACCATTTATTGATACCAAAGAAGTATGGTTAACAGACGTAAAGGCTTCATTTTTGGGGTTTAACGAAGCGGTTTCTATCTTTTGAATCTCTTTGTTTTGTTCTGCTTTTGGAAGAATTACATAAAAAGCTTCCCCTGCTTTTTTATGCGTTAGTTTATGTTTTGATAATATATGGGTTAGATCTTCTTCCAATGTACCATTTGATTTCCGGCGATCTACTTCTGTAAACAGACCTTCAACCAGGCCGGTTTTATAAAAGAACGTCACCTTGTACTTAGTCTCCAGCATAGTTAGCGCACTCTTCAACGACGGCGCTCCTTTGTGTCCATCTGAATTCCCACCAGTTTCATACATAGCCGAAGAGGCCCATGTCTGGCTAAAAACCGGTGAGGTTAAGCAACATATTATAAGAAATACGCTGCAGTGAGATAATTTTCGAATCATAGCGAAATAGTTTAGGTAAAGAAAAAATGAATAAAGTTTGTGTTGATATGGTTAAAAAATTAAATATTCACTTAAATGTGTTTCATTTTGCCTGGAATTTTACTTGATCTCCTTGTTTTTGAATCGTTAAGTTGAATGATAAGGCTATTGCGTTTAATAACATTCCTGCATTTTCGCAAGGAACTATCCCGGTAAATCTTTCTTCATACAAAGATTTATCTGGTACCATCACTGACAAACCATAGGTTTCTTCCAGCAGTGAGACGATTTCACGAAAGCTGGTATTATCCAGGATCAGCTTTTTATTGATCCAGGAAGAATAAGCTGCTGCGTTTACACCTCTTTTTACAAATTTGGAAGGATTATCTTTAAACTCGACCATTTCACCAGGATTCATGGTGAGATGGCTCTGACTGCTTGATTCCTGCATATTCAGGGTAACTTTACCTGAGTTAAGTACAACCCGGGTTTTAGCATTCCGGTTGTATACATTAAATTCTGTTCCTAATACCTCTACATTAAACTTATCAGAGGTATGTACCTGAAATTTCTGATGGTTATAGGTATGTTTTACCGAAAAGAAAGCTTCTCCTTTTAACCAAACCTCTCTGCGCACCTGGCTAGACCAGCCAGAGATATATTGAATAGAGGAATTGCCATTGAGTGTAATAATAGAACTATCGGGCAATACAATTTTGGCTGTCTGTCCGTAAGCAGTCGCATAGGAAATCACTTTATCCTTTTCATTAAGAAAATAATACGCTATTACTGCGCTAATAATAATACCAGTCAGCATAGCGGCTATCCGCCATGGA from Rhodocytophaga rosea carries:
- a CDS encoding FecR family protein is translated as MKHNISKETLLKKYVNNECNSEELDLLFEYLGTSQADPQLYSIIDTEIKKVALLQEKMDEQQAAEIYIAIRKTIREKNKPIDQGGSSWFMFSYPWRIAAMLTGIIISAVIAYYFLNEKDKVISYATAYGQTAKIVLPDSSIITLNGNSSIQYISGWSSQVRREVWLKGEAFFSVKHTYNHQKFQVHTSDKFNVEVLGTEFNVYNRNAKTRVVLNSGKVTLNMQESSSQSHLTMNPGEMVEFKDNPSKFVKRGVNAAAYSSWINKKLILDNTSFREIVSLLEETYGLSVMVPDKSLYEERFTGIVPCENAGMLLNAIALSFNLTIQKQGDQVKFQAK
- a CDS encoding RagB/SusD family nutrient uptake outer membrane protein; amino-acid sequence: MVKLRYITICGLLLMATSCKDFLEEKPTNSLTTDTPVTSPDIARAFANSAYVNIDRLSTNAGGWGGSNPGLLEYMTGKADGNAQSEAFKFTELTYDARAFYIDNWWEGMYQGIARCNLALTKLGEFNTITDVEKTNMLAEVRAMRALYYFYLVRMFGDVPKVTQLATSLDQVQTPRSPLKEIYDEIIIPDLLEAEKSTLPWRDESGRVSMGMIKSMLADVYLTYAGYPAEGGATAYAESAKRSLEVINSGVFTLFPEYNDMINPANNNKGEFIFQVQYTKDIRHNYLTPATLPTLRGIAAYADEYGGITPRREFVQSYEPGDKRTQEKQFYYTYYKGHPNDYPVGDARRDSLNLGGYYIYKYFDKQAVDVDAKSSLNFTVYRLADVMLMYAEASNRAEGSPNANARMYLNMIRDRAKLGPVTVTSQEDFEKAVWAERYFELAFENKMWFDMVRTRKVRNDLTKNWDDFVGHTTVYNKTFTANQLLFPIPQREIDNNKSLVQNLGFN
- a CDS encoding SusC/RagA family TonB-linked outer membrane protein, which codes for MYETGGNSDGHKGAPSLKSALTMLETKYKVTFFYKTGLVEGLFTEVDRRKSNGTLEEDLTHILSKHKLTHKKAGEAFYVILPKAEQNKEIQKIETASLNPKNEAFTSVNHTSLVSINGMTSLYAIKAFAVSGKVSDENGDGMPGVNVLVKGSNVGTTTGGDGSYSLTAPDGNATLVFSYIGYTTEEVAINNRSTLDVALVPDVQSLSEVVVVGYGTVKKSDLTGSVASIKADKLLERNVTSVGQALQGRIAGVDVAMNTAAPGKFPKVRIRGINSINSSVDPLYVVDGVVGVNANALNPNDIESLEVLKDASATAIYGARGANGVIMITTKRGTRNRSSISYEGWGSYAVPASHVDRLNAKEFMDVYNTAFANAAKYDPQGFADGKYVPNNPLDFPNLFDANGNPLYDTDWEKEVYKPAWAQNHQLNLQGGAEKSTYGLSLGMTDQNGIMLNSGLKRYSARFTMDSDVKKWLTMGGSISITRTKQIEVDDANGGLNVPRMVFEAVPILPIKFPNGTWGRNRDWPGMEGGENPVRLATERQRTNNRIETLGDIYALFKIAPGLEFRSTFGYNLINEKRNFYSGRDLAQMSADQKGIADIWSRQRSYWQTENYLTWNKEINESNRFTAMVGLSWQEQNTEEYSAQTQNFIDDFFGWHNLGVGTVRSGIGSYDDRWALNSYFARFNYTLNDKYLFTLTGRADGSSRFGANNKYAFFPSAGVAWRISEEGFLKGNTTISNLKLRASAGSTGNQEISLFQSLQFLGTQEVLLGGNRQTAISRTSFGNPDLKWEVTNQFDIGLEVGLFNNRVELTADAYYKRTNDLLLGAPIPWSTGLGSVTQNIGSVENRGLEFALNTVNVQSDNFTWNTSINWSTFQNKILKLGVNNDDIFPGPWFLGQTNILRVGLPIGTFWGYKRLGTWGTAEADEAAKYGKLPGDLKWADLNNDGVIDGKDETAIGRMYPKWTMNISNTLTFKNFDFTFDIRFVQGADIVNATKHSVEDRQSIANSMATVLNAWRPDNQNTYIAQIRHYNAGYDTHMDDWWMEDGSFIRGQNFVLGYSLPASVIDRLKLQRLRLYASAQNLFLISDYSGYDPEAETFGGQLIQNIEFFQYPKPRTFNLGLNLTF